A single Triticum dicoccoides isolate Atlit2015 ecotype Zavitan chromosome 2A, WEW_v2.0, whole genome shotgun sequence DNA region contains:
- the LOC119359657 gene encoding uncharacterized protein LOC119359657, producing MFLHHLLLQNMAKNTHQPRSKDGRARGLSNKSPWYQRAVELLLLIWKQPAGAPTTTKAAAAAGVSATGKAAAAPAPAGPGRLRKSSSLNVAASFTRVCLCAPISSYNEPSLYFQPGDVAPRRSYSYPRASSASASGCGANANASPLVAPPPGAEPHRGASGGGEAARRPVFRGKSLTDDHLMRRFVVDEGATRRRNQMEVIRRRHATAAKRRRLGPSPLRRMVLAESESEGDDEAVAETQQRERKRASVA from the exons ATGTTCCTCCACCACCTCTTGCTGCAAAACATGGCCAAGAACACACACCAACCAAG ATCGAAAGACGGCAGAGCGAGAGGCCTGTCCAATAAGTCGCCGTGGTACCAGCGCGCGGTGGAGCTGCTGCTCCTCATCTGGAAGCAGCCGGCGGGGGCGCCGACGACGACgaaggcggccgcggcggcgggggtGTCGGCCACCGGCAAGGctgcggcggcgccggcgccggccgggCCGGGGAGGCTGCGCAAGTCGTCGTCGCTGAACGTGGCGGCGTCGTTCACGCGCGTCTGCCTCTGCGCGCCCATCTCCTCCTACAACGAGCCGTCGCTCTACTTCCAGCCGGGCGACGTGGCGCCGCGCCGCAGCTACAGCTACCCGCGCGCGTCGTCGGCCTCGGCGTCCGGGTGCGGCGCGAACGCCAACGCCAGCCCGCTGGTGGCCCCGCCGCCGGGCGCCGAGCCGCACCGCGGGGCGTCGGGTGGCGGGGAGGCCGCGCGGCGGCCGGTGTTCCGCGGCAAGTCGCTGACGGACGACCACCTGATGCGGCGGttcgtggtggacgagggcgccacgCGGCGGCGGAACCAGATGGAGGTGATCCGGCGGCGGCACGCCACGGCGGCCAAGCGCCGGCGCCTGGGCCCCAGCCCGCTCCGCCGGATGGTGCTGGCGGAGTCGGAGTCGGAGGGCGACGACGAGGCGGTGGCGGAGACGCAACAGCGGGAGCGGAAGCGGGCGTCGGTAGCGTAG